The Marinobacter subterrani genome has a segment encoding these proteins:
- the yacG gene encoding DNA gyrase inhibitor YacG yields MNVQCPTCKKSVEWIESNPWRPFCSERCKMIDLGAWANEEYRVPAENASPEDLDQGGETTRH; encoded by the coding sequence ATGAACGTTCAATGCCCTACCTGTAAAAAGTCCGTGGAATGGATTGAATCCAACCCCTGGCGCCCGTTCTGCTCGGAGCGCTGCAAGATGATCGATCTGGGCGCCTGGGCCAATGAGGAATACCGGGTACCCGCCGAAAACGCCTCACCGGAGGATCTTGACCAGGGCGGGGAAACCACCCGGCACTGA
- a CDS encoding YfaZ family outer membrane protein has translation MKASRISLMILSLAATPAFAADLDLSLTNESVKGQVNFFGASNDIQVGTGYTYHEGGRDIFNADFHAQGRTAIGNLPTTAGLGLRGIYWDQSRANGGAVGLGGFATVNIPRVPGLSFTGGLHYAPSILSFGDSEDMTSLELRGSYRVIRNAEVFAGYRYLNTELDYAGSGDVNLDEGVMAGLKIFF, from the coding sequence ATGAAAGCGTCCCGGATTTCCCTGATGATTCTGTCTCTGGCAGCCACACCCGCGTTTGCCGCAGATCTAGACCTGAGCCTGACCAACGAATCAGTAAAAGGTCAGGTCAATTTCTTTGGCGCCAGCAATGATATCCAGGTCGGCACGGGTTACACCTATCACGAAGGCGGCCGTGACATATTCAATGCCGATTTTCACGCTCAGGGTCGAACCGCCATTGGCAACCTGCCAACCACGGCCGGCCTCGGCCTGCGCGGCATCTACTGGGATCAGAGCCGGGCAAACGGCGGTGCTGTTGGGCTTGGCGGGTTCGCGACCGTGAATATTCCAAGGGTTCCTGGCCTGTCGTTCACCGGCGGCCTGCACTACGCGCCCAGCATTCTTTCCTTTGGCGACTCTGAAGACATGACCAGCCTGGAACTGCGTGGCAGCTACCGGGTTATCCGGAACGCAGAAGTGTTTGCCGGATACCGTTACCTGAACACCGAACTGGATTATGCCGGTAGCGGTGACGTGAATCTGGACGAAGGCGTCATGGCTGGTTTGAAAATTTTCTTCTGA